The Bernardetia litoralis DSM 6794 genome includes a window with the following:
- a CDS encoding sigma-70 family RNA polymerase sigma factor: MRQLKISKQITNRESQSLDKYLQEIGKVDLLTPDEEVELAKRIRDGDQIALEKLTKANLRFVVSVAKQYQNQGLSLGDLINEGNLGLIKAAQRFDETRGFKFISYAVWWIRQSILQALAEQSRIVRLPLNRVGSLNKISKTFSELEQRYEREPSPEELADELEITPAEVIDTLKISGRHVSMDAPFVQGEDNTLLDVLENDTEDKPDSELMNDSLRREVQRALSTLTPREADVITYYFGLNGEHPMTLEEIGEKFNLTRERVRQIKEKAIRRLRHTTRSKALKPYLG, from the coding sequence ATGAGACAACTAAAAATTAGCAAACAGATAACCAACAGAGAAAGTCAATCACTAGATAAATACCTCCAAGAAATTGGAAAAGTGGATTTGCTTACACCTGATGAAGAAGTAGAATTAGCAAAACGTATTCGTGATGGCGACCAAATTGCATTAGAAAAATTGACAAAAGCCAATTTACGTTTTGTGGTTTCTGTTGCAAAACAATATCAAAATCAAGGACTTTCTTTAGGTGATCTTATCAATGAAGGAAATCTAGGTCTTATCAAAGCTGCACAACGTTTTGATGAAACTCGTGGTTTTAAGTTTATTTCGTATGCTGTTTGGTGGATTCGTCAATCAATTTTGCAAGCATTGGCAGAGCAATCTCGTATCGTTCGTCTTCCTCTAAACCGTGTTGGTTCACTTAATAAAATTTCAAAAACGTTTTCTGAACTAGAACAACGTTATGAGCGTGAGCCTTCTCCAGAAGAATTAGCTGATGAGCTAGAAATTACGCCAGCAGAAGTAATTGATACACTCAAAATTTCGGGTCGTCACGTATCTATGGATGCGCCTTTTGTACAGGGAGAAGATAATACGCTTCTTGATGTTTTGGAAAATGACACAGAAGACAAGCCAGATTCTGAGCTAATGAATGATTCACTTCGTCGTGAAGTTCAGAGAGCTTTATCTACACTTACTCCTCGTGAAGCTGACGTAATTACGTACTATTTCGGACTTAACGGAGAACACCCAATGACTTTAGAAGAAATTGGAGAGAAATTCAATCTTACTCGTGAGCGTGTACGTCAGATTAAAGAAAAAGCAATTCGTCGTCTTCGTCATACAACACGTAGCAAGGCTTTGAAACCTTATTTGGGTTAA
- a CDS encoding BamA/TamA family outer membrane protein: MRNIFYLFVPRFSVQFFILSFFLVGTLLISGCTGLSKITKENPLYTGSEIKWDKKEGKIPEQERIELEAQEVITPEANAKFLWMRPQLSFYNTFYTEKEKGFKHWVMTKVGKPPILMTDVNEERVRLLILNRLLANGHFEANTETEIKQKGKTAKITYTATVYQPYRLDSINFPKEINPLGEVLNNATKETLLKKGDPYNFALLEQERNRINDFTKEKGYFYFSDKFIIYKVDSTIGERKLNVYMQVKKQMPDIAKKPYRIRNIYLFPNYKMGMDTVQNLNNLRRIGRLAGDSSFYYMSEDYIFRPEILARSIFLNPDTLYSAEKHEQTLKRLMGLGALKLADIRYKPIDSLKDDAYLDAYIQLVPSKRKSLRAELNLVSKSNNFAGPGLNISYRNKNTFGGAELLVVRLDGRFETQISGRNSNQTIEQPNQQNGLYSYEVGAGVEIYVPRFITPIKIPTLAQKYVPKTVYQGDIRLLSRVNYFKLLSGTAQFGYDWQETATKKHRFNPISINYVRLMDTTSLFNEAIGDNPLLKRSFQNQFIFGGNYSFTYQSAAKIDENAKKNKNHIFFNGNLDFGGNLIHSIQSIFESKKATGSEPYTIFSEPYAQYARADIDFRYYLNFNEETHHKIATRFIAGVGIPYGNADVLPYTKQFFAGGANSIRAFQARSIGPGAYISKDSTSGLYYDQTGDMRLELNVEYRFPIFSIFKGAIFADAGNVWLVKDDPNREGGVFKKENILNDIAVGVGAGLRVDVTFFVLRFDLAFPLSKPWLPENERWVARQTKIRNRDWRKENLVLNIAIGYPF; encoded by the coding sequence ATGCGAAACATTTTTTACCTTTTCGTACCTCGTTTTTCTGTACAGTTTTTTATTCTTTCTTTTTTTCTAGTTGGTACTTTACTTATTAGTGGTTGTACTGGTCTTAGCAAAATCACTAAAGAAAATCCTTTATATACAGGAAGTGAAATAAAATGGGATAAAAAAGAAGGTAAAATACCTGAACAAGAACGCATAGAATTAGAAGCACAAGAAGTAATAACTCCAGAAGCAAATGCAAAATTTTTGTGGATGCGTCCTCAACTTTCATTTTATAATACATTTTATACAGAAAAAGAAAAAGGTTTTAAGCATTGGGTAATGACTAAAGTAGGCAAACCTCCTATTTTGATGACTGATGTCAATGAAGAGCGTGTGAGATTATTAATTTTGAATAGACTTTTAGCAAATGGACATTTTGAAGCCAACACAGAAACTGAAATCAAACAAAAAGGAAAAACAGCCAAAATAACATATACAGCAACAGTCTATCAACCTTATAGATTAGATTCAATTAATTTTCCTAAAGAAATAAATCCTCTTGGAGAAGTATTAAATAATGCTACAAAAGAAACTTTATTAAAGAAAGGCGACCCTTATAATTTTGCCCTTTTAGAACAAGAGAGAAACCGAATAAATGATTTTACAAAAGAAAAAGGTTATTTTTATTTTAGTGACAAATTTATAATCTATAAAGTAGATTCAACAATTGGGGAGCGAAAACTAAATGTTTATATGCAGGTAAAAAAACAAATGCCTGATATTGCAAAAAAACCTTATCGAATTCGTAATATATATTTATTTCCTAATTATAAAATGGGAATGGATACCGTTCAAAACTTGAATAATCTGCGACGAATAGGGCGTTTGGCTGGAGATTCTAGTTTTTATTATATGTCAGAAGATTATATTTTTCGCCCAGAAATATTAGCTCGTTCTATTTTTTTAAACCCTGATACACTCTATTCTGCTGAAAAACATGAACAAACTCTAAAACGTTTGATGGGATTAGGAGCTTTAAAATTGGCAGATATTCGATACAAGCCAATTGATTCTTTAAAAGATGATGCTTATTTAGATGCTTATATTCAGCTTGTTCCTTCAAAAAGAAAATCATTGAGAGCAGAATTAAATTTGGTTTCAAAATCAAATAATTTTGCAGGACCTGGGTTAAATATAAGTTATAGAAATAAAAATACTTTTGGAGGTGCAGAACTTTTAGTAGTTCGTTTAGATGGGCGTTTCGAAACGCAAATAAGTGGACGAAACTCAAACCAAACTATTGAACAACCCAATCAACAAAACGGACTTTATTCATATGAAGTAGGTGCTGGTGTAGAAATTTATGTTCCTCGTTTCATCACTCCTATCAAAATCCCTACTTTAGCTCAAAAATATGTACCCAAAACTGTTTATCAAGGTGATATTCGTTTATTAAGTAGAGTAAATTATTTCAAATTACTTTCTGGAACAGCGCAATTTGGTTATGATTGGCAAGAAACTGCAACTAAAAAACATCGTTTTAATCCAATTTCAATAAATTATGTGCGTTTGATGGACACAACAAGTCTTTTTAATGAAGCTATTGGAGATAATCCACTTCTAAAACGAAGTTTTCAAAATCAATTTATATTTGGTGGAAATTATTCATTTACTTATCAAAGTGCTGCCAAAATAGATGAAAATGCTAAAAAGAATAAGAATCATATTTTTTTTAATGGCAATCTTGATTTTGGTGGAAATTTGATTCACAGCATTCAGAGTATTTTTGAATCGAAAAAGGCAACAGGCTCAGAACCTTATACTATTTTTAGTGAGCCTTATGCTCAATATGCTCGTGCTGATATAGATTTTCGATATTATCTCAATTTTAATGAAGAAACACATCACAAAATAGCGACTCGTTTTATTGCTGGCGTAGGTATTCCTTATGGAAATGCTGATGTTTTGCCTTATACGAAGCAATTTTTTGCAGGTGGAGCAAATAGTATTCGTGCTTTTCAGGCTCGTTCTATTGGACCTGGTGCGTATATTTCTAAAGATAGTACAAGTGGACTTTATTATGACCAAACAGGAGATATGCGTTTAGAGTTAAATGTTGAATATCGTTTTCCTATTTTTAGTATTTTCAAAGGTGCTATTTTTGCTGATGCTGGAAATGTTTGGCTTGTAAAAGATGACCCAAATCGTGAAGGTGGAGTATTCAAAAAAGAAAATATCCTTAATGACATTGCTGTAGGTGTGGGTGCTGGACTTCGTGTTGATGTTACTTTTTTTGTTCTTCGTTTTGATCTTGCTTTCCCTCTTAGCAAGCCTTGGCTGCCTGAAAATGAACGGTGGGTAGCTCGCCAAACAAAAATAAGAAATAGAGATTGGCGAAAAGAAAATTTAGTTCTAAATATTGCTATTGGATATCCTTTTTAA
- a CDS encoding methyltransferase encodes MKNISNKKPPTQIREIMMQMVFSRCLSIAAELGIADLVAHQPKSTLELSQKLNINEDALYRLIRVLMIQGVFELDKNRVVSNNDVSFYLMEEVEGSQRSFARMQGSPWMWKIFNNLEDSITTGNSASKKAIGFENLFEYFKKENPKDGKVFSQSMSSFSYAFDEPLVSAYDFSKYKNVIDLGGAEGRLLKVIKKHYPAIQPILFDLPHAIEQAKQNDTNGVLECIEGDFFNSIPADIDCYVIKYVLHNWNDEDCIKILKKCREAISANGRLLIMDMVIKEDEPQVFEKSLDIVMLLLLGSKERTKEEFENILTKAGFKLNTVFPTKSPLSIIEAIPV; translated from the coding sequence ATGAAAAACATAAGCAATAAAAAACCACCTACTCAAATCCGTGAAATCATGATGCAAATGGTTTTTTCAAGATGTTTGAGTATTGCAGCCGAATTAGGCATTGCTGATTTGGTGGCTCATCAACCAAAATCTACTCTTGAATTAAGTCAAAAATTAAATATAAATGAAGATGCTTTATATCGTTTGATTAGAGTTTTGATGATTCAAGGAGTTTTTGAGCTTGATAAAAATAGAGTGGTCTCAAATAATGATGTTTCTTTTTACTTAATGGAAGAAGTTGAAGGTTCTCAAAGAAGTTTTGCAAGAATGCAGGGAAGTCCTTGGATGTGGAAAATTTTTAATAACCTAGAAGATTCAATAACTACTGGTAATTCGGCTTCTAAAAAAGCAATAGGCTTTGAAAATCTTTTTGAGTATTTTAAAAAGGAAAATCCAAAAGATGGAAAAGTATTTAGTCAATCCATGTCTAGTTTTTCGTATGCTTTTGATGAGCCTTTGGTCAGTGCTTATGATTTTAGCAAGTATAAAAATGTGATAGATTTGGGAGGAGCAGAAGGGCGTTTATTGAAAGTAATCAAAAAACATTATCCTGCTATTCAACCAATTTTATTTGATTTGCCTCATGCCATCGAACAAGCAAAACAAAATGATACTAATGGAGTTTTGGAATGTATAGAAGGAGATTTTTTTAATTCTATTCCTGCTGATATTGATTGTTACGTGATCAAATATGTATTGCACAACTGGAATGATGAAGATTGTATCAAAATTCTCAAAAAATGTAGAGAAGCAATTTCTGCAAACGGGCGTTTATTGATTATGGATATGGTAATAAAAGAAGATGAACCACAAGTTTTTGAGAAATCTTTGGATATTGTAATGTTGTTACTTTTAGGTTCGAAAGAACGCACCAAAGAAGAATTTGAAAATATACTAACAAAAGCAGGTTTCAAATTAAATACTGTTTTTCCTACTAAAAGTCCTCTTAGTATTATTGAAGCAATTCCTGTGTAA
- the recA gene encoding recombinase RecA, translated as MAKGTDDNKKKLEALKVTLAKLDKTYGKGTVMKLTDDNVVDIPSISTGSLGLDIALGIGGLPRGRVVEIYGPESSGKTTLTLHAIAEAQRQGGLAAFIDAEHAFDRAYAQNLGVDLDNLLISQPDNGEQALEIAEQLIRSTAIDIVVIDSVAALVPKAELEGDMGDSKMGLQARLMSQALRKLTGVISKTQCTCIFINQLRDKIGVMFGSPETTTGGNALKFYSSVRLDIRRIGAIKDGDKITGNRTRVSVKKNKLAPPFKQVEFDIMYGRGISKAGEILDLAVDLDIVKKSGSWYSYGDNKLGQGRDSVKALIEEDEVLMADLEGQLRELDKAANAADKESKSSKKGKKAEKAIAEAKKEDEENDEDFVFEDEELDDKK; from the coding sequence ATGGCAAAAGGAACTGACGACAACAAGAAAAAATTAGAAGCATTAAAAGTAACTCTAGCAAAACTAGACAAAACATATGGAAAAGGAACAGTCATGAAACTGACTGATGATAATGTAGTAGATATTCCAAGCATCTCAACAGGTTCATTAGGACTTGATATTGCTTTAGGAATTGGTGGTTTGCCTCGTGGTAGAGTTGTAGAAATTTATGGTCCAGAATCTTCTGGTAAAACTACTCTTACTCTTCATGCTATTGCAGAAGCACAAAGACAAGGTGGATTAGCTGCTTTTATTGATGCAGAACATGCCTTTGACCGTGCCTACGCTCAAAACTTAGGTGTAGATTTGGATAATCTTCTTATTTCTCAGCCTGATAATGGTGAGCAAGCATTAGAAATTGCTGAACAATTAATTCGCTCAACTGCAATTGATATCGTAGTAATTGACTCTGTTGCTGCCCTTGTACCAAAAGCAGAGCTAGAAGGCGATATGGGAGATTCTAAAATGGGACTTCAAGCTCGTTTGATGTCACAAGCACTTCGAAAACTAACAGGTGTAATCAGCAAAACTCAATGTACTTGTATTTTTATTAACCAACTTCGTGATAAGATTGGTGTAATGTTCGGTAGTCCAGAAACTACAACAGGTGGTAATGCACTCAAGTTTTATTCTTCTGTTCGTTTGGATATTCGTCGTATTGGTGCAATCAAAGACGGTGACAAAATTACAGGTAATCGTACTCGTGTGAGTGTAAAGAAAAATAAATTAGCTCCTCCATTTAAACAAGTTGAGTTTGATATTATGTATGGAAGAGGAATTTCTAAAGCTGGCGAAATCTTGGATTTGGCTGTTGATTTAGATATTGTAAAAAAATCGGGTTCTTGGTACTCTTATGGAGATAACAAACTTGGACAAGGTCGTGATTCTGTAAAAGCTCTCATCGAAGAAGATGAAGTTTTGATGGCAGACCTTGAAGGACAACTTCGTGAACTTGATAAAGCTGCCAATGCAGCCGACAAGGAAAGTAAGTCTTCTAAAAAAGGCAAAAAAGCAGAAAAAGCAATAGCTGAAGCCAAAAAAGAGGACGAAGAAAACGACGAAGATTTTGTTTTTGAAGACGAAGAATTAGATGATAAAAAATAA
- a CDS encoding IS4 family transposase, with protein sequence MAKAKYASSSKVTKLVTVLSSHLTEFHLARVQFIGLFVIAVIKVGLGGLIQIATAFERNVECSSSLRRIERFLNDYHLDFKAITRLIVSLQGMDKWKDIVLCLDRTNWKVGKKNVNVLLLSAAYKNVSTPLIWSVFPKKGNSSTEERIELIERFLSIFPNLSISSIVADREFVGQKWFTYLSRKNVDFVMRLKSNFKATRKGKTKSIAAWCRGLAISETYHLDGVFIVNGVEVYLSVSRTQKGYIYLASPVFLENAFELYKQRWEIETLFKALKTQGFKLENTKLTEPEKIAKLLALCSIAFVWCYKVGEWKHKTTKIRVCSNGHNEYSFFRYGLLEIKKILNNPMIKEAKFNQKIKVLSME encoded by the coding sequence ATGGCAAAAGCAAAGTATGCTTCTAGTAGTAAAGTTACAAAATTAGTTACTGTTTTATCTTCTCATTTGACAGAGTTTCATCTTGCACGAGTTCAATTTATAGGTCTTTTTGTAATAGCTGTTATAAAAGTAGGCTTAGGAGGATTAATTCAAATTGCTACGGCTTTTGAACGGAATGTAGAATGCAGCTCCTCTTTACGTCGTATTGAACGCTTTTTAAATGATTATCACCTTGATTTTAAGGCAATTACTCGTTTAATTGTTTCTTTACAAGGTATGGATAAGTGGAAGGATATTGTTTTATGTCTTGACCGTACCAATTGGAAAGTGGGTAAAAAAAATGTAAATGTTTTGTTGCTTTCAGCAGCCTATAAGAATGTTTCAACTCCTCTTATTTGGTCTGTTTTTCCAAAAAAAGGAAACTCTTCTACTGAAGAGCGTATCGAATTAATAGAACGTTTTTTATCTATTTTTCCTAATCTGTCTATTTCTTCTATTGTAGCAGATAGGGAGTTTGTAGGTCAAAAATGGTTTACTTATCTGTCAAGAAAAAACGTTGATTTTGTAATGCGACTAAAGTCTAATTTTAAAGCGACTAGAAAGGGTAAAACAAAGTCAATTGCAGCATGGTGTAGAGGACTGGCTATTTCAGAAACATATCATTTAGATGGTGTTTTTATAGTCAATGGGGTAGAGGTATATTTATCTGTAAGTAGGACACAAAAAGGATATATTTATCTTGCTTCACCTGTTTTTTTAGAAAACGCTTTTGAGCTGTATAAACAACGTTGGGAGATAGAAACGTTGTTTAAGGCTCTAAAAACACAAGGTTTTAAGCTAGAAAATACAAAATTGACAGAACCAGAGAAAATAGCTAAATTACTTGCTCTTTGTTCTATTGCATTTGTTTGGTGTTACAAAGTAGGAGAGTGGAAACATAAAACAACAAAAATAAGGGTCTGTTCAAATGGGCATAATGAATACTCTTTTTTCCGATATGGATTACTAGAAATCAAAAAAATACTCAATAATCCAATGATTAAAGAAGCCAAATTCAATCAGAAAATTAAAGTTTTGTCAATGGAGTGA
- the uvrC gene encoding excinuclease ABC subunit UvrC has translation MSQSNPKNKEELREHLKDVIRNIPRQPGIYKYKDENNEIIYVGKAKELRKRVSSYFTKSHQYDRKTRQLVREIRNVEITIVDSEADALLLENNLIKAHQPKYNILLKDGKSYPYICITNEPFPRVFTTRTPNKRQGTNYGPYTNGKTLYALNELIKKLYTLRTCSFNLSKQNIAEKKYKVCLEYHIKNCKGACEGLQKEEDYLKDIEQIRNILSGKTGRAKEYFKSKMKMAAEKMEFEEAQKAKERWEALHTYQSKSLITNPNISDTEVIALLDDEATVYVNYLKIEDGSIIYTANESYKKRLDETVEDILPMLAVEFRQRFGSEAERIVSNISAEIPLPKVEVINPKIGDLRKLLDLSLKNVGYFKKERLRKKLDFAEKKQEKSLFAIEALQKDLGLKELPMHVECFDNSNLQGTNPVSSMVCFMNGKPSKRNYRKYHVKTVEGANDFATMYEVVYRRYRKLLEEKQPLPNLVIVDGGKGQLSFGAQALKDLDLYGKIPIVGIAKRLEEVFYPEDQHPIYINKKSPSLKLIQHLRDEAHRFAITFHRDVRSKNALRNPLENVKGVGKATIEKLLIEYKSIKKIAKTPDSELKELIGVNRTRLIKEYIKNNPDLLS, from the coding sequence ATGAGCCAATCCAATCCAAAAAATAAAGAAGAGTTAAGAGAGCATTTGAAAGATGTAATCCGAAATATTCCACGTCAACCTGGAATTTATAAATATAAAGATGAGAATAATGAAATTATTTATGTAGGAAAAGCAAAGGAACTCAGAAAACGGGTTTCTAGTTATTTTACTAAGTCCCACCAATATGACCGAAAAACTCGGCAGCTTGTTCGTGAAATCAGAAATGTAGAAATTACGATTGTCGATAGTGAAGCTGATGCACTGCTTTTGGAAAATAATCTAATAAAAGCACACCAACCAAAATATAATATTTTATTGAAAGACGGAAAATCTTATCCTTATATCTGTATCACAAATGAGCCTTTTCCTAGAGTTTTCACTACCAGAACGCCAAATAAAAGACAAGGAACAAATTATGGACCTTATACAAATGGAAAAACTTTGTATGCTTTAAATGAGCTTATCAAAAAATTATACACACTCCGAACATGTTCTTTTAATTTGAGCAAACAGAATATTGCAGAAAAGAAATATAAAGTCTGTTTAGAATATCACATCAAAAATTGCAAAGGAGCATGTGAAGGATTGCAAAAAGAAGAAGATTATTTGAAAGATATTGAACAGATTAGAAATATTTTGAGTGGAAAAACAGGCAGGGCAAAAGAATATTTTAAATCAAAAATGAAAATGGCTGCCGAGAAAATGGAATTTGAAGAGGCTCAAAAAGCAAAAGAAAGATGGGAAGCTCTTCATACCTATCAAAGTAAATCCCTTATCACAAACCCGAATATTTCAGATACAGAAGTAATTGCGCTATTGGATGATGAAGCGACAGTTTATGTAAATTATCTCAAAATTGAAGATGGAAGTATTATCTATACAGCTAATGAATCCTACAAAAAGCGTCTTGATGAAACAGTAGAAGATATTTTGCCTATGTTGGCTGTCGAATTTAGACAACGTTTTGGAAGTGAAGCTGAGCGAATTGTTAGTAATATTTCAGCAGAAATTCCATTACCAAAAGTAGAAGTTATTAATCCAAAAATTGGAGATTTAAGAAAACTATTAGATTTATCACTCAAAAATGTAGGTTATTTCAAAAAAGAAAGATTACGAAAAAAATTAGATTTTGCAGAAAAGAAACAAGAAAAAAGTCTTTTTGCTATCGAAGCACTTCAAAAAGATTTAGGTTTGAAAGAATTGCCTATGCATGTAGAATGTTTTGATAACTCTAATTTGCAAGGTACAAATCCAGTTTCTTCGATGGTTTGTTTTATGAATGGAAAACCTTCAAAGCGAAATTACAGAAAATACCACGTCAAGACAGTAGAAGGCGCAAACGACTTTGCGACTATGTATGAAGTGGTTTATCGTCGTTATAGAAAGCTTTTAGAAGAAAAACAACCTTTGCCAAATTTGGTAATTGTTGATGGTGGAAAAGGACAATTGAGTTTTGGAGCGCAGGCTTTAAAAGATTTAGATTTGTATGGAAAGATTCCCATTGTCGGAATTGCAAAGCGTTTGGAGGAAGTTTTTTATCCAGAAGACCAACACCCAATTTATATCAATAAAAAATCACCTTCTTTGAAACTTATTCAACATTTGCGTGATGAAGCACACCGTTTTGCCATTACTTTTCATAGAGATGTCAGAAGTAAAAATGCTCTTCGCAATCCATTAGAAAATGTAAAAGGAGTAGGAAAAGCAACCATTGAAAAACTTCTTATAGAATATAAATCTATCAAGAAAATTGCTAAAACACCTGATTCGGAGTTGAAAGAGTTAATTGGTGTAAATCGTACTCGTCTTATCAAAGAATATATTAAAAATAATCCTGATTTGTTGAGTTGA
- a CDS encoding extracellular nuclease has protein sequence MKKNFLLSILSSFILFSCSPTKNATEKDNIVSADEPKTEISENTTSQNSKPAVHTVAFYNVENLFDTEDDPNTYDEAFTPTGKQKWTTKRYQDKIEKLAKVISTIGDEDGAEIIGVCEVENEKVVKDLVNNPLLKKHGYKYVHYDSPDERGIDVALLYKESVFEVTSSKNYEAKLADNDKTRDVLLVSGKLEGEEINFIVNHWSSRGGGEEKSRPKRMVSALVARQIVDDLEAKNPNAKIILMGDFNDEPFNKSLTEGLQAVDSKDLKGKELFNAFYSLQKEGKGTYNYKGDWNMLDQMIISNGLLTNTTKGFHYLDGNIFDKDFLKEASGKYKGNPFRTFVGTKYLGGTSDHFPIYVHLERK, from the coding sequence ATGAAAAAAAATTTTTTACTTTCTATACTTAGTTCTTTTATTCTTTTTTCGTGTTCGCCTACCAAAAATGCAACAGAAAAAGATAATATAGTTTCAGCAGATGAACCTAAAACAGAAATTTCTGAAAATACAACTTCTCAAAACTCAAAGCCTGCTGTTCATACAGTGGCATTTTATAATGTAGAAAATTTGTTTGATACTGAAGATGACCCAAATACGTATGATGAAGCATTTACACCTACTGGCAAACAAAAATGGACAACCAAACGCTATCAAGATAAAATTGAAAAACTAGCTAAAGTAATCAGCACAATAGGAGATGAAGACGGAGCTGAAATAATTGGTGTTTGTGAGGTTGAAAACGAAAAAGTAGTAAAGGATTTAGTTAATAACCCACTTTTGAAAAAACATGGCTACAAGTATGTACATTATGATTCGCCTGATGAGCGAGGAATTGATGTAGCTCTTCTTTACAAAGAGTCTGTTTTTGAAGTAACTTCTTCAAAAAATTATGAAGCAAAATTAGCTGACAATGACAAGACAAGAGATGTTTTGTTGGTTTCTGGAAAACTAGAAGGAGAAGAAATTAATTTTATTGTAAATCATTGGTCGTCAAGAGGTGGAGGAGAAGAGAAAAGCCGTCCCAAACGTATGGTTTCTGCGCTTGTTGCTCGTCAGATTGTAGATGATTTGGAAGCTAAAAATCCGAATGCAAAAATTATTTTGATGGGAGATTTTAATGATGAACCATTTAATAAAAGTCTTACAGAAGGTTTACAGGCTGTTGATTCAAAAGACCTTAAAGGAAAAGAGCTTTTCAATGCCTTTTATTCTTTGCAAAAAGAAGGAAAAGGAACATACAATTATAAAGGTGATTGGAATATGCTTGACCAAATGATTATTAGTAATGGACTTTTAACTAATACTACAAAAGGTTTTCATTACCTTGATGGAAATATTTTTGATAAAGATTTTTTGAAAGAAGCATCAGGAAAATACAAAGGAAATCCATTCAGAACATTTGTAGGAACAAAATATCTAGGAGGAACAAGCGACCATTTTCCTATTTATGTGCATTTGGAAAGAAAATAA